The Montipora capricornis isolate CH-2021 chromosome 3, ASM3666992v2, whole genome shotgun sequence genome window below encodes:
- the LOC138040208 gene encoding melatonin receptor type 1C-like yields the protein MAASLHEYPKLKFDLSNRSIVSRIMEPLVLTFLIIIAFVGNGITCAAVCKYRRLRTLPNMFVTNLAVSDILMSIIVMPITLKVLISSEWPFGPVVCDLQGFFIFSFAIVSQGNMAAIAVNRYFAVCRPIANKVVFTRRNIMVIIALLWILPSIASVPPLVGWGYYAFQPGKAVCIYPPDVNMTYTTLIALLFIGLPMGLIVFSYTKCFFAIRSSNHQIAQMDDNRRRADQECRKWLEIRSTLTMMKATLGFILCWLPVSVIAFIDVSTGGDNLPRQVFTLTTFLVFLSSTINPFIYWLSNRDYQRAFRNVFRCAEESVVIDSSRPHRAHAVIPLQTVLTEVPAIHK from the coding sequence ATGGCTGCCTCCTTGCATGAATATCCCAAATTGAAATTTGACTTGTCCAATCGCAGCATAGTATCAAGGATAATGGAGCCTTTGGTTCTGACATTCCTCATCATCATTGCATTTGTTGGCAATGGTATTACGTGTGCCGCTGTTTGCAAATACCGTCGCCTTCGTACGCTTCCAAACATGTTTGTGACAAACTTGGCAGTGAGCGACATTTTGATGTCTATCATCGTCATGCCAATCACCCTGAAGGTTCTCATCTCAAGCGAATGGCCATTTGGCCCGGTGGTCTGCGATTTACAAGGATTTTTCATCTTCTCTTTTGCCATAGTTTCACAGGGAAACATGGCGGCGATTGCTGTCAATCGCTACTTCGCAGTTTGTCGCCCGATTGCTAACAAAGTAGTTTTTACCAGGAGAAACATCATGGTGATAATTGCCTTGCTGTGGATTTTACCGAGCATCGCCAGCGTCCCTCCTTTGGTTGGATGGGGTTATTATGCATTTCAGCCGGGAAAAGCAGTCTGTATTTACCCACCCGACGTCAACATGACCTACACCACTCTTATTGCTCTTCTTTTCATTGGATTACCTATGGGACTCATCGTGTTCAGCTACACTAAGTGTTTCTTTGCTATCAGATCAAGCAACCACCAAATTGCCCAGATGGACGACAATCGGCGGCGAGCAGATCAGGAATGCAGGAAATGGCTGGAAATTCGCTCTACCTTGACAATGATGAAGGCCACTCTGGGTTTCATCCTGTGCTGGTTACCCGTCTCTGTTATCGCCTTCATAGACGTTTCTACAGGAGGCGACAATTTACCGCGTCAAGTTTTCACACTCACTACTTTCCTCGTCTTCTTGTCCAGTACCATCAACCCGTTCATCTATTGGCTTTCAAACCGCGACTATCAACGAGCATTTCGGAATGTATTTCGGTGTGCAGAAGAAAGTGTGGTGATTGACAGTTCAAGGCCACATAGGGCTCATGCGGTTATCCCTCTTCAAACCGTACTCACAGAGGTTCCTGCTATTCATAAATAA